In the Candidatus Kryptobacter tengchongensis genome, one interval contains:
- a CDS encoding NADH dehydrogenase subunit H: protein METILIVIIKSAIFILLFLSASAVLTYVERRVSAFIQDRLGPNRVGPFGLFQPIADVIKIIFKEEIIPANADRALHTIAPIISLFVAYSVFAVLPLGEKLVIDGKEIKLVVADVNIGFLYILALSSLGVYGVTLSGWSSNNKYSLLGALRASAQMISYELSLGLSLVGVVLVSGSIQIDEIIRSQANVWNIFYQPVGFIIFLVSAFAETNRLPFDLPEAEPELVAGYHTEYSGMKFGAFYLAEYTNIITASLLVSAFYLGGWYFPFFDIYSGMSPNLAGILQVIVFFAKAGFIIFLFMLVRWTLPRFRYDQLMRLGWQVLLPLALLNVLITGLVKIIL, encoded by the coding sequence ATGGAAACGATTTTAATTGTGATCATTAAATCTGCCATTTTCATACTTCTTTTTTTAAGTGCATCCGCTGTATTAACTTATGTTGAGAGAAGGGTTTCAGCATTTATTCAGGATCGGCTTGGTCCCAACAGGGTTGGTCCTTTTGGGTTGTTTCAGCCAATTGCTGATGTTATAAAAATTATTTTCAAGGAAGAGATAATTCCTGCAAATGCGGACAGGGCTTTGCATACGATCGCACCTATAATTTCACTTTTTGTCGCATATAGTGTTTTTGCAGTTTTACCACTTGGTGAGAAACTTGTTATTGATGGAAAAGAGATTAAACTTGTCGTAGCTGATGTAAATATCGGATTTCTTTATATTCTCGCTTTAAGTTCGCTTGGTGTTTATGGAGTAACTTTAAGTGGGTGGTCCTCAAATAATAAGTATTCACTTTTAGGTGCTTTGAGGGCTTCGGCACAGATGATAAGTTACGAGCTTTCACTTGGGCTTTCGCTTGTGGGTGTTGTTCTTGTTTCCGGGTCAATTCAAATTGATGAGATAATACGCTCGCAGGCGAATGTTTGGAATATATTTTATCAACCCGTTGGTTTTATAATTTTCCTTGTTTCGGCTTTTGCCGAAACCAACAGATTACCGTTTGATCTCCCTGAAGCGGAACCTGAACTTGTTGCAGGCTATCATACAGAATATTCAGGGATGAAGTTTGGCGCGTTTTATCTTGCCGAATACACGAACATAATAACTGCAAGTTTGCTTGTTTCAGCATTTTACCTTGGTGGATGGTATTTCCCGTTTTTTGATATTTACAGTGGGATGAGCCCAAATCTCGCTGGGATTTTGCAGGTGATTGTGTTTTTCGCAAAAGCAGGATTTATAATTTTCCTTTTCATGCTTGTCAGATGGACATTGCCAAGATTTAGATATGACCAACTTATGCGTCTTGGATGGCAGGTTTTATTGCCACTTGCGCTTTTAAATGTTTTAATAACTGGGCTTGTGAAAATCATTCTTTAA
- a CDS encoding Carboxypeptidase regulatory-like domain-containing protein → MRFRTLILLLALFFTIAHSGDDKSNVRGLGMAGATTATSRTIDAIGINPALLAYMGIAKGSEIKGRIIDAETKQPVPGAQITIKKLNLTSRANFSGEFSIKNVPPGNYVVIVTQKGYETLVINKFRVNANSVISGTIKISRKETKEEKTIDFSEIGFDIKEQKPIIYNDNSGFTLSLIPQIGVGVGMNFLSYNLYLDYFTGVDSAGEKVPKHLTDADKRKILDSFRENPGTLMSQVDVKILSIAFSIKRIGVALGMRERIISKFGIPREFMEFALYGNPPGSVYSYNLGINGTWMREFSASFGTKLPVDLIAVKNINVGIGVKYIQGFGYVGTDKLNFTFETADSSRGYEITAKMSGLIKRAGVDFLDPDKEANFKPFPTPAGTGIGFDIGASAEILGLFTAGISITDIGSVNWTKNAVITSGDTMFKFTGYTTQEKLDSLRESFENYVKSPDRKKYESFSTGLPTAIRFGVATDLKIFLPFFPGRMLISADYFQPIGNEQISFKSPKFALGLEWRLINLLPLRAGISLGGFEGFALSVGTGINLPFLEFNIATGHLNEVMAGGDLRHFSVATELRLKF, encoded by the coding sequence ATGAGGTTTAGAACATTAATTTTATTGCTGGCACTCTTTTTTACAATCGCACATAGCGGGGATGATAAGTCAAACGTTCGTGGTCTTGGAATGGCTGGAGCAACAACTGCAACAAGCAGAACAATTGATGCAATTGGGATAAACCCAGCTTTGCTCGCTTATATGGGAATTGCAAAGGGATCAGAGATCAAAGGTAGAATTATTGATGCAGAAACAAAACAGCCAGTTCCAGGGGCACAAATCACCATTAAAAAGCTAAACTTAACATCAAGGGCAAATTTTAGTGGTGAATTTTCAATTAAAAATGTCCCCCCGGGAAATTATGTGGTTATCGTGACCCAAAAAGGATATGAAACACTTGTGATAAATAAATTTAGAGTTAATGCAAACTCTGTAATCAGCGGGACAATTAAAATTTCAAGAAAAGAAACGAAAGAAGAAAAAACAATTGATTTTAGTGAGATCGGTTTTGATATCAAAGAACAAAAACCGATAATCTATAACGACAACAGTGGATTTACCTTGAGCTTAATTCCACAAATTGGAGTTGGCGTTGGGATGAACTTTTTGAGTTATAATCTTTATCTTGACTATTTTACTGGGGTTGACAGCGCTGGGGAAAAAGTGCCAAAACATTTAACAGACGCTGACAAGAGGAAAATACTTGACTCTTTTAGAGAAAATCCAGGCACTTTGATGTCGCAAGTTGATGTTAAGATATTAAGCATTGCATTTAGCATCAAAAGGATCGGGGTAGCCCTTGGAATGAGAGAAAGAATTATATCAAAATTTGGTATACCGAGAGAATTTATGGAGTTTGCACTATATGGAAATCCCCCGGGTTCGGTCTACTCATATAACCTTGGAATCAACGGGACATGGATGAGAGAATTTTCAGCTTCATTTGGAACAAAACTTCCTGTTGATCTAATTGCTGTTAAAAATATAAATGTTGGGATCGGCGTAAAATATATTCAAGGTTTTGGTTATGTTGGAACGGATAAACTTAACTTCACATTTGAAACGGCTGATTCCTCAAGGGGCTATGAAATTACGGCTAAAATGAGTGGACTTATTAAAAGAGCAGGCGTTGATTTCCTTGACCCAGACAAAGAAGCTAATTTTAAACCTTTCCCAACCCCTGCTGGGACAGGAATTGGATTTGATATCGGAGCAAGCGCAGAAATCCTTGGGCTGTTCACCGCCGGGATAAGCATAACCGATATTGGCTCGGTTAATTGGACAAAAAATGCAGTTATAACTTCAGGGGATACCATGTTTAAATTTACAGGCTATACAACTCAGGAAAAGTTAGACAGTTTAAGAGAAAGTTTTGAAAATTATGTTAAGAGCCCTGATAGGAAAAAATATGAAAGTTTCTCAACTGGTTTGCCAACAGCGATAAGATTTGGTGTGGCAACAGATTTAAAGATATTCCTTCCATTTTTCCCAGGAAGAATGCTCATTTCAGCTGATTATTTCCAACCGATTGGAAATGAACAAATAAGTTTCAAAAGCCCCAAATTTGCACTTGGGCTTGAATGGAGATTAATCAATCTACTGCCATTAAGAGCTGGAATATCGCTTGGTGGATTTGAGGGATTTGCTCTTTCAGTTGGGACAGGTATAAATCTTCCATTTTTGGAATTTAATATAGCAACAGGGCATTTAAATGAAGTTATGGCTGGGGGTGATTTAAGACATTTCTCGGTTGCAACCGAGCTAAGATTAAAGTTTTAA
- a CDS encoding Vitamin K epoxide reductase family protein encodes MIIYSEYAKLLGLPNFIYGLAYYFAILLFAILESNGYIKTAIAIASWFVVAVGVYLVYILTRVLKVNCLLCFVSHILNFLIAILILLK; translated from the coding sequence ATGATAATTTACAGCGAATATGCTAAACTTCTTGGATTGCCAAATTTCATCTATGGGCTCGCTTACTATTTTGCTATTTTACTTTTTGCTATTTTAGAAAGTAACGGTTATATTAAAACAGCAATTGCAATAGCTTCATGGTTTGTGGTCGCTGTTGGAGTTTATCTGGTTTATATACTTACAAGAGTTCTAAAGGTTAATTGTCTCCTTTGCTTTGTAAGCCATATTTTAAATTTCTTGATTGCTATTTTAATTCTTTTAAAATGA
- a CDS encoding Acetoin utilization deacetylase AcuC — translation MKKVGLIYHEDYLKHDTGVGHPERKERLVAIVEHLKKSNLSEKIEWISPKLRNDVEKWILKVHQPSHLEFVRTSILKGIRLLDFGDTYVSKDSFDVALLAVSGVLEGVDKIFKGELDKIFCAVRPPGHHAESRRVMGFCLFNNVAVAGRYAQETYGVEKVAIIDWDVHHGNGTQEIFYEDPSVLYISLHQYPFYPGTGSREEKGSGKGYGFTLNFPMPAGSNDEDYLKIFGNEVSPALEKFQPEFIIISAGFDAHQDDPLAGMKLTEEAFKMMTKLTNEIALKFSHGKILSVLEGGYNLEALARSVENHLMAFVEM, via the coding sequence ATGAAAAAAGTAGGTTTAATCTATCACGAAGATTATCTCAAACATGATACAGGTGTTGGACATCCTGAAAGAAAAGAACGGCTGGTGGCAATCGTTGAACACTTGAAAAAGTCAAATTTGAGCGAGAAGATTGAATGGATTTCACCAAAATTAAGAAATGATGTGGAAAAGTGGATACTTAAGGTTCATCAACCAAGTCATCTTGAATTTGTAAGGACTTCAATCTTGAAGGGGATCCGATTACTTGATTTTGGAGATACCTATGTCAGCAAAGATTCTTTTGATGTTGCTTTGCTTGCCGTTTCAGGCGTGCTTGAAGGTGTTGATAAAATCTTTAAAGGAGAATTGGATAAGATCTTTTGCGCCGTTAGACCACCAGGACATCATGCAGAGAGCAGAAGAGTAATGGGATTTTGTCTCTTTAATAATGTTGCAGTGGCAGGAAGATATGCACAGGAAACTTACGGGGTTGAGAAAGTAGCAATAATTGATTGGGATGTTCATCATGGCAACGGGACACAGGAAATTTTCTATGAGGACCCAAGCGTCCTTTATATAAGTTTACATCAATATCCATTTTATCCTGGAACTGGCTCTCGTGAAGAAAAGGGAAGCGGAAAAGGATACGGGTTCACTTTAAACTTTCCAATGCCAGCTGGGTCAAACGATGAAGATTATTTGAAAATATTTGGGAATGAAGTCTCCCCTGCCCTTGAAAAGTTTCAACCTGAATTTATAATAATTTCCGCTGGCTTTGACGCCCATCAAGATGACCCCCTCGCTGGGATGAAACTCACCGAGGAAGCATTTAAAATGATGACTAAATTAACAAATGAAATCGCATTAAAATTTTCACATGGTAAAATTTTATCCGTTCTTGAGGGAGGTTATAATCTTGAGGCGCTTGCGAGATCAGTAGAAAATCATTTAATGGCATTCGTTGAAATGTGA
- a CDS encoding Predicted Zn-dependent peptidase has product MKKSTIAEKRKVQGLTSNYNKTVLENGIKIVSESIPHVKSISIGVWVDVGSRDENELNNGITHFIEHMVFKGTKKRNTREIAEFVENIGGYLNAFTTKENTCFYVRILSEHLKEGVEILSDIVQNPVFDKKEIEKEKGVVFEEIKDIEDDLEEYIGDLLEYHIYYPHPLGFPIIGTRETVSKFTREKLFEHLRAFYNPANIVISAAGNLVHDKLVEYVSKFFNLTNRNGFYHMRKKPEKVSAVNYVIEKPASQSHVCIGTATYGAKDSKRDHLFLLNTLLGDGMSSRLFQNIREKYGFVYSIYSFYTMFKDSGIFGVYFACDKKNVSKAIDLVWKEFNLIVKNGIDPDELRRAKAQVKSSLLIGLESMSNRMQRLAQIELVYDGVYSDIGDIIRRIEKISPDEVQEIASEILNEERFTTIIINPAKNNMEKTYDRWRSKRNQKNGK; this is encoded by the coding sequence ATGAAAAAATCAACGATAGCAGAGAAAAGAAAAGTTCAAGGATTGACTTCAAATTACAATAAAACCGTTCTTGAAAATGGAATAAAAATTGTTTCCGAATCAATCCCACATGTTAAAAGTATCTCTATTGGTGTGTGGGTTGATGTAGGCTCAAGGGACGAGAATGAGTTAAATAATGGGATAACCCATTTCATAGAGCATATGGTTTTTAAGGGGACGAAAAAGAGAAATACAAGGGAAATAGCTGAATTTGTTGAGAATATCGGTGGTTATCTTAATGCTTTCACGACAAAGGAAAACACCTGCTTCTATGTGCGAATCTTAAGTGAGCACTTAAAAGAGGGGGTTGAGATACTTTCAGATATAGTTCAAAATCCTGTATTTGACAAAAAAGAAATTGAAAAGGAAAAGGGGGTTGTCTTTGAAGAGATAAAAGATATTGAGGATGATCTTGAGGAATATATTGGTGATCTACTTGAATACCATATTTATTATCCTCATCCGCTTGGTTTTCCGATAATTGGGACGCGGGAAACTGTGAGTAAATTTACAAGAGAGAAACTTTTTGAACATTTGAGGGCATTTTATAATCCCGCTAACATTGTAATTTCCGCTGCTGGAAATCTTGTCCATGATAAACTTGTTGAATATGTTAGCAAGTTTTTCAATCTGACGAATAGAAATGGTTTTTATCATATGAGAAAGAAGCCTGAAAAGGTAAGCGCTGTTAATTATGTGATTGAGAAGCCAGCAAGTCAGTCTCATGTTTGCATAGGAACCGCAACTTATGGAGCAAAAGATTCAAAACGAGATCACCTGTTCCTTCTTAACACTCTTCTCGGTGATGGGATGAGTTCAAGGTTGTTTCAGAATATAAGGGAAAAGTATGGGTTTGTGTATTCAATTTATTCGTTTTATACGATGTTTAAGGATTCTGGAATTTTTGGAGTTTATTTTGCGTGTGATAAGAAAAATGTTTCAAAAGCAATTGATCTCGTATGGAAAGAATTTAATTTGATTGTTAAAAACGGGATTGACCCAGATGAGCTAAGAAGGGCGAAGGCACAGGTTAAAAGTTCTTTGTTAATTGGTTTGGAGAGCATGTCAAACCGTATGCAAAGGCTTGCACAAATAGAGCTTGTTTATGATGGTGTATATTCCGATATTGGTGATATCATACGGAGGATTGAGAAGATTTCACCTGATGAGGTTCAGGAGATTGCAAGTGAAATTTTGAACGAAGAGAGATTTACAACGATAATTATAAATCCAGCAAAAAATAATATGGAGAAAACCTATGATCGTTGGCGTTCCAAAAGAAATCAAAAGAATGGAAAATAG
- a CDS encoding NADH-quinone oxidoreductase subunit G — MAKITIDGITVEVKDGITVLQAALELGIDIPHFCYHPALSIAGNCRMCLVEIEKMPKLAIACATRVMDGMIIHTKSEKVKKARQAVLEFILINHPLDCPICDEAGECKLQNYTYIYGPGHSRFDEEKVHKPKRVPLGPNIVLDVERCIMCSRCVRFFEEIVKDPQLTFTQRGDRVVLTTFPGKRVDNPYSMNIIDICPVGALTSRDFRFKERTWNMTAIPSICPGCSRGCNVYLWVRNNQILRITPRINMEVNRYWMCDYGRFTYKPVNSEDRIKSPMIRQNGELVEVDWDIAIEKASSLLRKVKPNEVAVIGSAYATNEDNFILQKFAKSVLKTDYIDFLPHVKDGDEDDFLIRADKTPNSTGAELVGVRAGNKHGFEEIIEGLKERKFKVIYVMDDDIVLNDEIYNLLDGVDLIVHATNKNRTVEKATVVFASASFAEKEGTFTNFEGRVQKINIAVLPKDVEPYMLYKPRKFGEIKPNTGEIDKSKLALSRLFNFGTNFDRWASGERRNVKPSWWVIVQIANELGAKFSYKNVEDVFNELAQNVREFRGLTYESIGDAGAMINRKATEVEV; from the coding sequence ATGGCAAAAATAACAATAGATGGAATAACAGTTGAAGTAAAAGATGGAATAACTGTACTTCAAGCTGCACTTGAACTTGGAATTGATATTCCACATTTTTGTTATCATCCTGCACTTTCAATAGCTGGAAATTGTAGAATGTGCCTTGTGGAGATTGAGAAGATGCCAAAGCTTGCTATTGCTTGCGCAACCAGGGTTATGGATGGAATGATCATTCATACCAAAAGTGAAAAAGTAAAGAAAGCAAGGCAAGCTGTTCTTGAGTTTATTCTTATCAATCATCCTTTAGATTGCCCAATATGTGACGAAGCTGGGGAATGTAAACTTCAAAATTACACATATATCTATGGTCCAGGGCATAGCAGATTTGATGAAGAAAAAGTTCATAAACCCAAAAGGGTTCCACTTGGTCCAAACATTGTTCTGGATGTTGAAAGATGTATCATGTGTTCAAGATGCGTAAGATTTTTTGAGGAGATAGTAAAAGATCCACAGCTTACATTTACGCAAAGAGGGGACAGAGTAGTTCTGACGACTTTTCCAGGAAAACGGGTTGACAATCCTTATTCAATGAACATAATTGATATATGCCCCGTTGGTGCGCTTACCTCAAGGGATTTCAGATTTAAAGAGAGAACATGGAATATGACGGCGATCCCAAGTATATGCCCGGGTTGCTCAAGGGGTTGCAATGTATATCTTTGGGTTAGAAATAATCAAATTTTAAGAATCACACCAAGAATTAACATGGAAGTTAATAGATACTGGATGTGTGATTATGGGCGCTTCACTTATAAACCTGTAAATTCTGAGGACAGAATAAAATCCCCTATGATTCGCCAAAATGGTGAACTTGTTGAAGTTGATTGGGATATTGCAATAGAAAAAGCAAGTTCTTTGCTCAGGAAAGTTAAACCTAATGAGGTTGCTGTGATTGGCTCAGCGTATGCGACAAATGAAGATAATTTTATCCTTCAAAAGTTTGCCAAATCTGTCCTTAAGACGGATTATATTGACTTTTTACCACATGTTAAAGATGGGGATGAGGACGATTTTCTCATAAGAGCTGATAAAACTCCAAATTCAACTGGAGCAGAGCTCGTTGGTGTCAGGGCAGGGAATAAACATGGATTTGAAGAGATAATTGAAGGCTTGAAGGAAAGGAAATTTAAAGTTATTTATGTAATGGATGATGATATCGTCCTTAACGATGAAATTTATAATTTGCTTGATGGCGTTGATTTAATTGTTCATGCAACAAATAAGAATAGAACTGTTGAGAAAGCGACAGTTGTTTTTGCGAGCGCATCATTTGCGGAGAAAGAGGGAACATTTACAAACTTTGAAGGACGAGTTCAAAAGATCAACATTGCTGTTCTTCCTAAAGATGTTGAACCATACATGCTTTATAAACCGAGAAAATTTGGTGAAATAAAGCCTAATACGGGAGAAATTGATAAGTCAAAGCTTGCTTTATCTCGGCTGTTCAATTTTGGAACTAATTTTGATAGATGGGCAAGCGGTGAGAGAAGGAATGTCAAACCGTCATGGTGGGTAATTGTGCAGATTGCGAATGAGCTTGGTGCAAAGTTTAGCTATAAAAATGTTGAAGATGTATTCAATGAACTTGCGCAAAATGTTCGTGAGTTCAGAGGTTTAACCTATGAATCAATTGGTGATGCAGGAGCAATGATAAATAGAAAGGCGACAGAGGTTGAAGTTTAA
- a CDS encoding N-acyl-D-amino-acid deacylase → MFMRLILYLLTLSVYLFSQGFEYDYLIQGARIIDGTGAPWFVGDVGIKDDKIVDVGFKLDKNKAKRVINADGLYLAPGFIDIHSHARGGLMFEPTMENLLRQGITTVIEGNDGSSPLPLRIAFEEFGKLPLGANIGFFIGHGTVRDSIMGWENRKPTKEELNKMKKLVEEAMKEGAFGLSTGLIYPPGSFGDTDEIIELAKVASEFGGIYITHMRNESNKILDAIEEAIKIGKEAKIPVQITHHKIVGRANWGMSLRTLLRIERAREEGIDITLDQYPYTATHTGITVLIPGWAMEGGNEKLLERLKNPELRQLIKQGIIENMKSDRGSGDPANIQIGSCRWKPEYQGKTLAQILKEKNLEPNFENASELVIEIVENGGSTAIYHSLNEEDLQRIMRFPWTMIATDGGVAKPGMGFPHPRTYGTFPRVISKYVRELGLLTLEEAIRKMTSLPALRLKLFKRGLIRPGYYADIVVFDYKKFKDKATFENPHQYSEGVVYLWVNGVLTIDNEELTGKTGGRILKRGES, encoded by the coding sequence ATGTTTATGCGACTTATACTTTATCTTCTCACTTTAAGTGTTTATCTTTTTTCACAGGGGTTTGAGTATGATTATCTTATTCAGGGGGCGAGGATAATTGACGGAACGGGTGCACCGTGGTTTGTTGGGGATGTTGGAATAAAGGATGATAAAATTGTTGATGTTGGTTTTAAACTTGATAAAAACAAGGCAAAGAGGGTTATAAACGCTGATGGTTTATATCTTGCTCCGGGATTTATTGATATTCACTCACACGCAAGGGGTGGGTTGATGTTTGAGCCGACAATGGAGAATTTACTTAGGCAGGGGATCACAACCGTAATTGAAGGAAATGATGGCTCTTCGCCTTTGCCTTTAAGAATTGCATTTGAGGAATTTGGAAAGTTACCTCTTGGAGCAAACATTGGCTTTTTCATCGGGCATGGAACAGTGAGGGATTCAATCATGGGGTGGGAAAACAGGAAACCGACAAAGGAAGAACTTAACAAGATGAAGAAACTTGTTGAAGAAGCGATGAAGGAAGGTGCTTTCGGATTGTCAACAGGGCTCATCTATCCACCGGGTTCTTTTGGAGATACTGACGAAATAATTGAGCTTGCAAAAGTTGCTTCAGAATTTGGCGGAATTTACATAACCCATATGAGAAATGAATCAAATAAAATACTTGATGCAATTGAGGAGGCGATAAAAATTGGTAAAGAGGCAAAAATTCCTGTTCAAATTACCCATCACAAAATAGTTGGTCGTGCAAATTGGGGAATGAGTTTAAGAACCTTGTTAAGGATTGAAAGAGCAAGGGAAGAAGGGATTGATATAACTCTTGATCAATATCCCTATACAGCAACACACACAGGGATAACTGTGTTGATCCCAGGGTGGGCGATGGAAGGTGGAAATGAGAAACTTCTTGAGAGGCTGAAAAATCCAGAGTTGAGACAATTAATCAAACAAGGCATAATTGAAAATATGAAAAGCGATCGGGGAAGTGGTGACCCAGCAAACATTCAAATTGGAAGTTGTAGATGGAAACCTGAATATCAGGGCAAAACACTTGCTCAAATTTTAAAAGAGAAAAATCTTGAACCGAACTTTGAAAACGCAAGTGAGCTTGTAATTGAAATAGTTGAAAATGGTGGTTCAACGGCAATTTATCATTCCCTTAATGAAGAAGATTTACAAAGGATTATGCGGTTTCCATGGACGATGATTGCAACAGATGGTGGCGTTGCAAAGCCAGGAATGGGATTTCCACACCCGAGAACATATGGGACATTTCCAAGAGTTATTTCAAAATATGTTAGAGAGCTTGGTCTGTTAACTCTTGAAGAAGCTATAAGAAAGATGACTTCTCTACCAGCGTTGAGGTTGAAGCTTTTTAAAAGAGGTTTAATAAGACCGGGTTATTACGCTGATATTGTTGTCTTTGATTATAAAAAGTTTAAAGATAAAGCAACATTTGAAAATCCACACCAATACTCTGAAGGTGTTGTTTATTTATGGGTCAATGGGGTTTTAACAATTGATAATGAGGAGCTGACGGGAAAAACAGGTGGTAGAATTTTGAAACGAGGTGAAAGTTAA
- a CDS encoding Predicted amidohydrolase, protein MKHTVAVAQIDCVLGDLKRNIEKHIYYIQQAVKENAKLILFPELSLTGYTLRDINVEIAVNPFKSNALDDLKKLSKEIIIIAGGVEEGENYGIYNSAFVFEDGEIKHIHRKIYPPTYGMFEEMRYFSNGNEVRAFDTKIGRLGVLICEDLWHISLPYLLAIDGATVIAGLAASPTRISGDSEELSNYKINSEHHKTYARLLSLYLLFSNRVGYEDGVNFWGGSEVVNSDGEVVSVAKFFEEDLIFAEIDFNTIKRSRQFSRHFIDENPFLVEREIRRILKL, encoded by the coding sequence ATGAAGCATACTGTGGCGGTTGCACAAATTGACTGTGTTCTTGGGGATCTGAAAAGAAACATTGAAAAACATATCTATTATATTCAGCAAGCGGTGAAAGAAAACGCTAAGTTAATTTTATTTCCCGAACTCAGCTTAACAGGTTATACCTTACGTGACATAAATGTTGAAATTGCTGTTAATCCATTTAAATCCAATGCACTTGATGATTTAAAGAAATTAAGCAAGGAGATAATCATAATTGCTGGGGGTGTTGAAGAAGGGGAAAATTATGGCATTTATAACTCTGCGTTCGTTTTTGAAGATGGCGAGATAAAGCACATTCACAGGAAAATTTATCCTCCGACTTATGGGATGTTTGAAGAAATGCGATATTTTTCAAATGGGAACGAAGTTCGTGCTTTTGATACCAAAATTGGACGGCTTGGTGTTTTGATATGTGAGGACTTGTGGCATATTTCACTTCCTTATTTACTTGCGATTGATGGAGCAACCGTGATAGCAGGGCTTGCTGCAAGCCCAACTCGTATATCTGGGGATTCCGAAGAACTTTCAAACTACAAAATCAACTCAGAACATCACAAAACCTATGCACGTTTGCTAAGCCTTTATCTTCTTTTCAGTAATCGGGTTGGATATGAAGATGGCGTTAATTTCTGGGGAGGTTCAGAAGTTGTGAACTCAGATGGTGAGGTTGTCTCAGTGGCAAAATTTTTTGAAGAAGATTTAATTTTTGCAGAGATTGATTTTAACACAATAAAAAGGTCAAGACAATTTTCAAGACACTTCATTGATGAAAACCCTTTTCTCGTTGAGCGAGAAATTAGAAGGATTTTAAAATTATAA
- a CDS encoding alanine dehydrogenase — translation MIVGVPKEIKRMENRVALLPAGVSILKAHGHTVLVEKGAGLGSGFSDDLYRDAGAEIVDDPKEIYAKADMIVKVKEPIGYEYDLLRKDQIVFTYFHFAASRELTEAVIKSGCIAIAYETVQKDDGTLPLLEPMSEIAGRMAPQEGAKYLEKSMGGRGVLLGGVPGVEPADVTIIGGGVVGTNAAKIAAGLGARVTILDVNLQRLRYLDDIMPKNVITMASNEYNIAKAVRRADVLIGAVLIPGAKAPKLVTKEMVAQMKEGAVIIDVSVDQGGCIETIRPTTHDDPVYVEYGVIHYGVANMPGAVPKTSTIALTNATLPYVVELADKGFEMAIKTNKELRRGVNIIEGKVTHIGVAETFGLEYTPIEDLIKLD, via the coding sequence ATGATCGTTGGCGTTCCAAAAGAAATCAAAAGAATGGAAAATAGGGTAGCACTTTTACCAGCTGGTGTTTCAATTCTCAAAGCGCATGGTCATACTGTTTTGGTTGAAAAGGGCGCTGGGTTGGGTAGTGGTTTTAGTGATGATCTTTACAGGGACGCTGGTGCTGAAATTGTTGATGACCCAAAGGAAATTTATGCAAAGGCGGATATGATTGTTAAAGTTAAGGAACCGATAGGTTATGAATATGATTTGTTGAGAAAAGATCAAATTGTTTTTACCTACTTTCACTTTGCAGCAAGTCGTGAATTAACCGAAGCTGTCATTAAATCTGGATGTATTGCGATTGCTTATGAAACGGTTCAAAAAGATGACGGAACTTTACCTTTACTTGAACCGATGAGTGAAATCGCCGGGAGGATGGCACCTCAAGAAGGAGCGAAATATCTTGAGAAGTCAATGGGTGGTCGTGGTGTCTTGCTTGGAGGAGTTCCGGGAGTTGAGCCGGCTGATGTCACAATTATTGGTGGCGGGGTAGTTGGAACAAACGCAGCAAAAATAGCAGCTGGGCTCGGCGCAAGAGTTACAATTCTTGATGTCAATCTCCAAAGGCTAAGATATCTTGATGATATAATGCCCAAAAATGTTATAACAATGGCCTCTAATGAGTATAACATAGCAAAAGCAGTTCGTAGAGCTGATGTTTTAATCGGAGCTGTTTTGATTCCAGGAGCAAAAGCTCCAAAACTTGTGACGAAAGAAATGGTCGCTCAAATGAAGGAAGGTGCAGTGATAATTGATGTTTCAGTTGATCAAGGAGGTTGCATTGAAACCATAAGACCAACAACACACGATGACCCTGTGTATGTTGAATATGGGGTTATTCATTACGGCGTTGCAAATATGCCAGGAGCCGTTCCAAAAACATCAACCATTGCACTTACTAATGCAACATTGCCGTATGTAGTTGAGCTTGCTGATAAAGGTTTTGAAATGGCTATAAAAACCAATAAAGAGTTGAGAAGAGGGGTTAATATAATTGAGGGTAAGGTCACACATATAGGAGTAGCAGAAACATTTGGGCTTGAATATACCCCAATTGAAGATTTAATTAAACTTGACTGA
- a CDS encoding LSU ribosomal protein L28P, whose translation MANICAICGKRPITGHRISHAHNLSKRRWIPNLQKVRAVIDGEVRRIKVCATCIKLGRVQKPA comes from the coding sequence ATGGCAAATATATGTGCAATCTGCGGTAAGAGACCTATTACAGGACACAGAATAAGTCATGCTCATAATCTTTCAAAAAGAAGATGGATACCAAACCTTCAAAAAGTCAGAGCTGTAATTGATGGCGAGGTCAGAAGAATAAAGGTATGTGCTACCTGCATAAAATTGGGACGAGTTCAAAAACCAGCCTAA